A stretch of the Pseudomonas helvetica genome encodes the following:
- a CDS encoding aldose 1-epimerase family protein has protein sequence MTPLKLLVTLGAMTAASHVMAWDYVLLDTDKAAQNQQITSQQLGVKTDKPFSVTLRTLHGGRQEGVSIVDIDNGTMKLSVVPTRGMNVLQASVGNVRMGWDSPVKDVVNPSFIELNGRGGLGWLEGFNELVTRCGYEWVGHPGMDNGELLTLHGRAANIPASKVTLHIDEKPPYAISLRGELKEQAFKKVDFSVMTELVTEPGSVRFALNDTLTNNGDYPKEYQALYHSNFSTPFLEQGARFAAPVKQVSPFNDKAKGDLPDWQTYRAPTKDYDETVYNVVPYADAKGDTLTVLHNKAGSLGVSVGFNTKQLPVFSLWKNTDTQGQGYVTGLEPGTSFSYNRRYQRPLNLVPTIAAKEQKQFQISYSLLADKAAVDKALAQVSEIQGGRETEVRQTPLVDLTKE, from the coding sequence ATGACCCCGCTCAAACTTCTCGTCACTCTCGGCGCAATGACCGCTGCCTCCCACGTTATGGCTTGGGATTACGTGTTGCTCGACACCGACAAGGCTGCCCAGAACCAGCAAATCACCAGCCAGCAGCTCGGTGTGAAAACCGACAAACCGTTCTCCGTGACCCTGCGCACCCTGCACGGCGGTCGGCAGGAGGGCGTGAGCATCGTCGACATTGATAACGGCACGATGAAACTCTCGGTGGTGCCGACCCGCGGGATGAACGTCCTGCAGGCGTCGGTGGGTAATGTGCGTATGGGTTGGGATTCGCCGGTCAAGGACGTGGTCAATCCGTCCTTTATCGAACTCAACGGGCGTGGCGGACTGGGCTGGCTCGAAGGCTTCAATGAACTGGTCACCCGCTGCGGCTACGAATGGGTCGGTCACCCCGGCATGGACAACGGCGAACTGCTGACCCTGCATGGCCGCGCCGCGAACATTCCGGCCAGCAAGGTCACGCTGCACATTGATGAAAAACCGCCTTACGCCATCAGCCTGCGCGGTGAGTTGAAAGAGCAGGCGTTCAAGAAGGTCGACTTCTCGGTAATGACTGAACTGGTCACCGAGCCCGGCAGCGTGCGCTTCGCCCTCAACGACACCCTGACTAACAACGGCGACTATCCGAAGGAATACCAGGCGCTCTACCACAGCAACTTCAGCACCCCGTTCCTGGAACAGGGCGCCCGTTTCGCTGCGCCGGTGAAACAGGTGTCGCCGTTCAACGACAAGGCCAAGGGGGACTTGCCCGACTGGCAAACTTACCGCGCGCCGACCAAAGACTACGACGAAACCGTCTACAACGTCGTGCCGTATGCCGATGCCAAGGGCGACACGCTGACCGTGCTGCATAACAAGGCGGGCAGTCTCGGGGTGTCGGTTGGCTTCAATACCAAGCAATTACCGGTGTTCTCCCTGTGGAAAAACACCGATACCCAAGGCCAGGGCTATGTCACGGGGCTGGAGCCGGGGACGAGTTTTTCCTACAACCGCCGGTATCAGCGGCCACTGAACCTGGTGCCGACGATTGCCGCCAAGGAGCAGAAGCAGTTCCAGATCAGTTACAGCTTGCTGGCGGATAAAGCGGCTGTGGATAAAGCGTTGGCGCAGGTGAGCGAGATTCAGGGTGGACGGGAGACTGAGGTAAGGCAAACACCGTTGGTGGATCTCACCAAGGAATAA
- a CDS encoding TnsA endonuclease N-terminal domain-containing protein, whose protein sequence is MSGVFPFRKEEGIPYESMLERDFLARTAFSCNVETIVPQPVQIDFAGRDGRTFQYTPDFLVYYRLGGRNHEQYPKPTLVEVKPEADWRANWRKWLPKWKAAWRYANDQGWNFHIYDESRIRDTAFANIQFLERYKRYHYPPEDSAWILETVRQMNVVPFHYLLARHFGGIYKAEGIGHIWHLVATRQLDCDIRLPLNSFLELWIPE, encoded by the coding sequence ATGTCGGGTGTCTTTCCCTTCCGCAAAGAGGAAGGAATCCCCTATGAGTCGATGCTGGAGCGCGACTTTCTTGCGCGTACGGCGTTCTCTTGCAACGTCGAGACGATTGTTCCGCAGCCGGTCCAAATTGATTTCGCCGGTAGAGACGGCCGCACCTTCCAGTACACACCAGACTTCCTAGTTTACTACCGGTTGGGTGGTCGTAATCATGAACAATATCCGAAGCCAACCTTGGTCGAGGTGAAGCCAGAGGCTGACTGGAGAGCGAACTGGAGGAAGTGGCTGCCTAAATGGAAAGCTGCTTGGAGGTACGCGAACGACCAAGGGTGGAATTTCCACATCTATGACGAGAGCCGTATCCGCGACACTGCCTTTGCCAACATTCAGTTCCTGGAACGCTACAAGCGTTATCACTATCCGCCTGAAGACTCCGCGTGGATTCTGGAAACGGTCAGGCAGATGAATGTGGTGCCATTCCACTACCTGTTGGCTCGACACTTTGGGGGCATCTACAAGGCTGAAGGTATCGGACACATCTGGCACCTGGTGGCAACGAGGCAACTGGATTGCGACATCCGACTTCCACTCAATAGCTTTCTAGAACTTTGGATACCCGAGTGA
- a CDS encoding NorM family multidrug efflux MATE transporter, which produces MQHPARTELWAILRLAGPLIASQLAHMLMILTDTLMMARLSPEALAGGGLGAASYSFVSIFCIGVIAAVGTLVAIRQGAGDIEGATRLTQAGLWLAWLMALVAGLLLWNLKPVLLLFGQTENNVHAAGQFLLILPFALPGYLSFMALRGFTSAIGRTTPVMVISLLGTVANFLLNYALITGMFGLPKMGLMGIGLVTAIVANCMALGLAWHIRQHPAYAAYPLRKGLSRPNRQYLRELWRLGLPIGGTYAVEVGLFAFAALCMGTMGSTQLAAHQIALQIVSVAFMIPAGLSYAITMRIGQHYGAGQLLDARLAGRVGIAVGGAAMLGFAMVFWLLPNQLVGLFLDHNDPAFREVINLAVSLLMVAAWFEFFDGTQTIAMGCIRGLKDAKTTFLVGLACYWLIGAPAAWLMAFHLHWGPTGVWWGLALGLACSAVSLTLAFEWKMKRMIRREQPEQAVQYSTVQPD; this is translated from the coding sequence ATGCAGCATCCAGCACGTACCGAACTCTGGGCCATCCTGCGGCTGGCGGGGCCGCTGATTGCCTCGCAGTTGGCGCACATGCTGATGATCCTCACCGATACCTTGATGATGGCTCGGCTCAGCCCGGAAGCCTTGGCCGGTGGCGGCCTGGGCGCGGCGAGCTATTCGTTCGTGTCGATTTTCTGCATTGGCGTGATCGCGGCGGTCGGCACGCTGGTGGCGATCCGCCAGGGTGCCGGCGACATTGAAGGCGCCACGCGGCTGACCCAGGCCGGGCTTTGGCTGGCGTGGTTGATGGCGCTGGTGGCGGGTCTGCTGCTGTGGAACCTCAAGCCAGTGTTGCTGCTGTTCGGCCAGACTGAAAACAACGTGCATGCGGCCGGCCAGTTCCTGTTGATTCTGCCGTTCGCCCTGCCCGGCTACCTGAGCTTCATGGCCCTGCGCGGTTTTACCAGCGCCATCGGCCGGACGACACCGGTGATGGTCATCAGCCTCCTCGGGACCGTGGCCAACTTCCTGCTCAACTATGCGCTGATCACCGGCATGTTCGGCCTGCCGAAAATGGGTTTGATGGGGATCGGCCTGGTCACCGCCATCGTCGCCAACTGCATGGCGCTGGGCCTGGCCTGGCATATCCGCCAGCACCCGGCTTACGCCGCGTACCCACTGCGCAAGGGCCTGTCACGGCCCAATCGCCAGTACCTGCGCGAGCTATGGCGTCTCGGCCTGCCGATTGGCGGCACCTACGCGGTAGAGGTCGGTCTGTTTGCGTTTGCCGCGTTGTGCATGGGCACCATGGGCAGTACGCAATTGGCGGCGCATCAGATCGCCCTGCAAATCGTCTCGGTGGCGTTCATGATTCCGGCGGGGCTTTCATATGCGATCACCATGCGCATCGGCCAGCACTACGGCGCCGGGCAGTTGCTCGATGCGCGCTTGGCCGGGCGGGTCGGGATTGCCGTTGGTGGCGCGGCGATGCTCGGGTTTGCCATGGTCTTCTGGCTGCTGCCGAACCAACTGGTGGGACTGTTCCTGGACCATAACGACCCGGCGTTTCGCGAAGTGATCAATCTTGCGGTGAGCCTGTTGATGGTGGCGGCGTGGTTCGAGTTTTTCGACGGCACGCAAACTATCGCCATGGGCTGTATTCGCGGTCTGAAGGACGCCAAGACTACCTTCCTGGTCGGCCTCGCCTGCTATTGGCTGATCGGCGCTCCGGCTGCATGGTTGATGGCTTTCCACCTCCATTGGGGGCCGACCGGCGTCTGGTGGGGTCTGGCGCTGGGGCTCGCCTGCTCGGCCGTGAGCCTGACGCTGGCATTCGAATGGAAGATGAAGCGGATGATCCGCCGTGAACAACCGGAACAGGCAGTGCAGTACAGCACCGTCCAGCCTGATTAA
- a CDS encoding Mu transposase C-terminal domain-containing protein gives MTDQGDSNQELVPFEPDRARVDANIDSMVAYADHVYRVSQVLDFTTVIGIDVESGRAAALPIAALKPVAKEKVEGLYAYYDIAAVAAEEWAIAQKRYAAIQPLIGNVVVGRKEVEQRAEEVGVGAATLYRWLGKYRDWGELLALIPRKRGWQQGNSRISAEAEEIIRSVIKGFYLSHQRPTAQEAVERVKEACEAKNIASPSPSAIRARINQVSEKEFFRGRGFAEIARNKYTPSPGSFPGADFPLSVVQIDHTPIDVMLVDNVHRLSIGRMWLTLAICVHTRMITGYYLALDEPSGISVAMCVAHSALPKEDWLTVHGVEGEWPVWGFPVVLHSDNGPDFQAETLKRSCLLYGIENRFRPVKRPKFGGHIERLLGTFMKKVHSLPGTTFGNVDDRDGYDSEGKAALTVDEFEVWLVREILKYHQEYHSKIFMSPARKWHVGIFGNLGVDPLVGMPMRPTDPFTIQRDFLPSFERTIQHYGVEFDVRYYSEALRPWINAKDEETGKTRKFIFRRDPRDISVIWFFDPVLKQYFKIPVANQAFPAASVWEYRAAKKKAVDEGRAHINEELIKRYIIENRELVASAQARTKQARRQVERHRRHSKNVTPAQPQPQPVQAPQEQPAFATGMVDFDLNSFGDVS, from the coding sequence ATGACTGATCAAGGCGATAGCAACCAAGAGCTCGTTCCGTTCGAGCCTGATCGAGCTCGGGTCGATGCCAACATTGATTCGATGGTGGCTTATGCAGACCACGTGTACCGGGTCTCGCAAGTCTTAGATTTCACGACGGTCATCGGGATCGATGTTGAGTCTGGGCGCGCTGCAGCACTGCCCATCGCAGCCCTCAAGCCTGTAGCCAAGGAAAAGGTCGAAGGGCTGTACGCCTACTACGATATCGCGGCGGTTGCGGCCGAAGAATGGGCTATAGCGCAGAAGCGCTATGCAGCTATCCAGCCGCTAATCGGCAATGTTGTGGTCGGGCGTAAAGAAGTTGAGCAGCGAGCGGAAGAAGTTGGCGTTGGGGCGGCCACGCTCTACAGGTGGCTTGGCAAATACAGGGATTGGGGGGAGCTTCTCGCACTGATCCCGCGTAAGCGTGGCTGGCAACAAGGTAACTCTCGTATCTCAGCCGAGGCGGAAGAGATTATTCGATCGGTCATCAAAGGTTTTTACCTGAGCCACCAGCGGCCGACGGCGCAGGAAGCTGTAGAGAGGGTGAAGGAAGCGTGTGAAGCGAAGAACATTGCGTCCCCGAGCCCTTCCGCTATTCGGGCCCGCATCAATCAGGTATCCGAAAAAGAATTCTTTCGTGGTCGAGGTTTCGCTGAAATTGCGCGGAACAAATACACCCCGTCACCAGGCAGTTTTCCTGGCGCTGATTTCCCTTTGTCCGTCGTCCAGATCGACCACACGCCTATCGATGTAATGCTTGTGGACAACGTTCATCGCCTGTCCATAGGCCGAATGTGGCTGACATTGGCGATTTGCGTTCATACGCGAATGATCACCGGGTATTACCTGGCGCTGGATGAGCCTTCTGGTATTTCGGTAGCTATGTGTGTGGCCCACTCGGCACTTCCTAAAGAAGATTGGCTGACCGTTCATGGCGTTGAAGGTGAATGGCCGGTTTGGGGATTTCCGGTGGTTCTGCACTCTGACAATGGCCCTGATTTCCAAGCGGAAACGTTGAAGCGCTCCTGCTTGCTATATGGAATCGAAAACCGGTTTCGTCCTGTCAAACGCCCAAAATTCGGTGGGCATATCGAGCGACTGTTGGGTACCTTCATGAAAAAGGTGCATTCGCTACCAGGCACCACGTTCGGCAATGTCGACGACCGAGACGGCTATGATTCCGAAGGTAAGGCGGCGCTGACGGTCGATGAGTTTGAGGTGTGGCTGGTTCGGGAGATTCTCAAATACCATCAGGAATACCACTCAAAGATTTTTATGAGCCCGGCGCGTAAGTGGCATGTGGGCATTTTTGGAAATCTTGGCGTCGATCCTCTTGTCGGGATGCCGATGCGTCCGACTGATCCGTTCACGATCCAGCGGGATTTTTTACCGTCCTTCGAGCGCACAATCCAGCACTACGGTGTTGAGTTTGATGTGCGTTACTACTCCGAGGCGTTGCGGCCATGGATCAACGCCAAAGATGAGGAAACGGGCAAGACTCGGAAATTCATCTTCCGTCGCGATCCGCGTGATATCAGTGTCATTTGGTTTTTTGACCCAGTGCTCAAGCAATACTTCAAAATCCCCGTCGCGAACCAGGCATTCCCGGCAGCCAGTGTGTGGGAGTATCGAGCGGCCAAGAAGAAAGCAGTAGACGAAGGGCGAGCTCACATCAACGAGGAGCTCATCAAGAGGTATATCATTGAAAACCGGGAACTGGTCGCTTCAGCCCAGGCAAGAACCAAGCAAGCAAGGCGCCAGGTCGAGCGGCATCGTCGTCACTCGAAGAACGTGACGCCGGCCCAGCCTCAGCCCCAACCGGTTCAGGCTCCGCAAGAGCAGCCAGCCTTCGCCACCGGTATGGTTGATTTCGATCTGAATAGCTTTGGAGACGTCTCATGA
- a CDS encoding ATP-binding protein, which yields MAQLFPTKAAIFQGFQSTTVSSISKSYSGSKPQPGEITLAHHGVLFLDELPEFDRKVLEVLREPLESGCIVISRARDRVRFPARFQLVAAMNPCPCGYLGEPSGRCCCSPDQIQRYRNKLSGPLLDRIDLHLTVAREVTALNPALKPGDDTVTAAARVADARERQHKRQGCANAFLDLPGLRRHCKLSTTDEHWLETACERLTLSLRAAHRLLKVARTLADLEQVDDITREHLAEALQYRPTTH from the coding sequence TTGGCTCAGCTATTTCCAACGAAAGCTGCCATTTTTCAAGGGTTCCAGAGCACCACTGTCTCATCTATTTCTAAATCCTACAGTGGCTCGAAACCGCAGCCCGGTGAAATCACCCTCGCCCACCACGGTGTCCTGTTCCTCGATGAGCTGCCGGAGTTTGATCGCAAGGTGCTGGAGGTGCTGAGAGAGCCACTGGAGTCGGGCTGCATCGTGATTTCCCGAGCCCGTGACCGCGTGCGTTTTCCCGCGCGCTTTCAACTGGTGGCCGCTATGAATCCGTGCCCCTGTGGATATCTTGGCGAGCCAAGCGGCCGCTGTTGCTGCTCACCGGACCAGATCCAGCGTTATCGCAACAAACTGTCGGGGCCGCTGTTGGACCGAATTGATCTGCATCTGACGGTTGCCCGCGAAGTCACGGCGTTGAATCCCGCGTTAAAACCTGGCGATGACACCGTAACCGCCGCCGCCCGGGTCGCGGACGCAAGGGAGCGGCAACACAAACGCCAGGGCTGCGCCAATGCCTTCCTCGATTTGCCGGGCCTGCGCCGACACTGCAAGTTATCCACAACCGATGAACACTGGCTGGAAACCGCGTGCGAACGGTTGACCTTGTCGCTACGAGCGGCCCACCGACTGCTCAAGGTGGCGCGCACCCTGGCGGACCTTGAGCAAGTCGACGACATCACCCGCGAGCATCTGGCCGAAGCGTTGCAGTATCGGCCGACCACGCACTAG
- a CDS encoding LysR substrate-binding domain-containing protein codes for MSRRLPPLYALRAFEAAARHSSFTRAAEELSITQSAVSRHVRTLEEHFACRLFQRSGRNLQLTEAARLLLPGVREGFGALERACNTLRAEDDVLRMKAPSTLTMRWLLARLSRFRHLQPGNEVQLTSAWMDVDSVDFNHEPFDCAVLLSNGHFPPDWEASYLFPELLIPVGAPNLLNDQPWDVERLASTELLHPTPDRRDWRSWLECMGLSEQVSLKGGQVFDTLELGMIAAARGYGVSMGDLLMVAEDVAQGRLSLPWPTAVASGLNYYLVWPKTRPGGERLRRLSDFLQGEVQAMELPDVERLG; via the coding sequence ATGTCTCGTCGTCTTCCTCCGTTGTATGCCCTTCGCGCTTTCGAGGCCGCAGCGCGGCACAGTTCGTTTACCCGTGCTGCCGAAGAATTGTCGATCACCCAAAGCGCCGTCAGCCGACATGTGCGTACGCTGGAGGAGCATTTCGCCTGTCGGCTGTTTCAGCGCAGCGGGCGCAATCTGCAACTGACCGAGGCCGCGCGTTTGCTGCTGCCGGGTGTGCGTGAGGGCTTTGGTGCGCTGGAGCGGGCCTGCAATACCTTGCGCGCCGAAGATGACGTCTTACGCATGAAAGCCCCTTCGACCCTGACCATGCGCTGGCTGCTGGCGCGACTCAGTCGCTTTCGGCATTTGCAACCGGGCAACGAGGTGCAACTGACCAGCGCCTGGATGGACGTCGACTCGGTGGACTTCAATCACGAACCGTTCGATTGTGCGGTGTTGTTGAGCAACGGGCATTTTCCACCGGACTGGGAGGCCAGTTACCTGTTCCCTGAACTGCTGATCCCGGTCGGCGCACCGAATCTGTTGAATGATCAACCATGGGATGTCGAGCGGCTGGCCAGTACTGAACTGCTTCACCCGACTCCTGATCGGCGTGACTGGCGCAGTTGGCTGGAGTGTATGGGCCTGTCGGAGCAGGTGTCGCTCAAGGGCGGGCAGGTGTTTGATACGCTGGAGCTGGGGATGATTGCCGCCGCCCGTGGTTACGGGGTGTCGATGGGTGACTTGCTGATGGTGGCCGAAGATGTGGCTCAGGGGCGTTTGAGTTTGCCGTGGCCGACTGCCGTGGCCAGCGGCCTGAATTATTATCTGGTCTGGCCGAAAACCCGCCCCGGCGGTGAACGTTTGCGCCGTCTCAGCGACTTCCTCCAGGGTGAGGTGCAGGCCATGGAATTGCCAGATGTCGAGCGCCTCGGCTGA
- a CDS encoding methyl-accepting chemotaxis protein produces the protein MSQPRARIASQLGLALAVILAVVISGSTVFALRSLDSANLDTREEHLASEARLLADQLSTFHGTLRESTQRLSGLFEKRFSGGLSVHPEQPVTVAGVQTPGLHLGNEVLNNNFDKVDEFKQMTAGVATLFVRSGEDFIRVSTSLSKQDGTRAIGTLLDHAHPAYQRLMAGQSYVGRALLFDRSYMTQYTPVSDSSGKVIAVLFVGFDYTDAQSAQFDNLKRFRIGQSGSLALLDEQNKWLVPPAGVQALDQATSTIAGLARTPGRGAFWSDKSEDFYSVAVPFEGGPWSVVASMPKSEIRAVTWSIGIRLAIGSLLAMLLAVGAAVWLLRSKLAPLGDLVRQAEALGAGDLSVRLNVSSHDEIGQLARSFNQMSQALSTMVEHIRKASEEVNSRAQALSGLSGGAYEGMEQQSGEITSMAGAVEEFSATSLNIADNMGNTERLAQENAQQTRIGRTSMEEASSSLEQIASALNSTATVINTLGQRSQEIGGIVGVITAIADQTNLLALNAAIEAARAGEQGRGFAVVADEVRNLASRTREATDEISGMIQSIQQETGHAISTMEQGKLLMHEGLTRNANVASALALIDEQSRSAGQQFAAITTATQEQSSTATLLSSNLQSIAMANSEQREVVSNLAITAKELENLAAELRHEVDRFR, from the coding sequence ATGTCTCAACCTCGTGCCCGGATCGCCTCACAATTGGGGCTTGCCCTTGCCGTCATCCTGGCGGTCGTCATCAGTGGCAGCACGGTGTTCGCCCTGCGTTCGCTGGATTCTGCCAACCTCGACACGCGTGAAGAGCATCTGGCCAGTGAGGCGCGGTTGCTGGCCGACCAGTTGAGCACTTTCCACGGCACCCTGCGCGAAAGCACCCAGCGCCTGAGCGGGTTGTTTGAAAAGCGTTTCAGTGGCGGTTTGAGCGTGCACCCGGAGCAGCCGGTGACGGTGGCGGGCGTGCAGACTCCGGGCCTGCATCTGGGCAACGAAGTGTTGAACAACAACTTCGACAAGGTCGATGAGTTCAAGCAAATGACTGCCGGCGTGGCGACGTTGTTCGTGCGCAGTGGCGAGGACTTCATTCGGGTCAGCACCTCGTTGAGCAAGCAGGACGGCACCCGCGCCATCGGCACGCTGCTCGACCATGCGCACCCGGCCTATCAGCGGCTGATGGCGGGGCAGAGCTATGTCGGCCGGGCCTTGCTGTTCGATCGTTCCTACATGACGCAGTACACCCCCGTGAGCGACAGCAGCGGCAAGGTGATCGCGGTGTTGTTCGTGGGTTTCGATTACACCGATGCGCAGAGCGCGCAGTTCGACAACCTCAAGCGCTTCCGCATCGGCCAGAGCGGTTCACTGGCACTGCTCGATGAACAAAACAAATGGCTGGTGCCGCCGGCCGGCGTGCAGGCGCTGGATCAGGCGACTTCGACCATCGCCGGTTTGGCCAGGACACCGGGGCGGGGCGCCTTCTGGAGCGACAAGTCCGAAGACTTCTACAGCGTTGCCGTGCCATTCGAGGGCGGGCCATGGTCAGTAGTGGCGAGCATGCCGAAAAGCGAAATCCGCGCAGTGACCTGGAGCATCGGTATCCGCCTGGCCATTGGCAGCCTGCTGGCGATGCTGCTGGCGGTAGGCGCGGCAGTCTGGCTGTTGCGCAGCAAGCTGGCGCCGTTGGGTGATCTGGTGCGGCAGGCTGAAGCCTTGGGTGCGGGTGATCTGAGCGTGCGTTTGAACGTGTCGAGCCATGATGAAATCGGTCAATTGGCGCGCAGCTTCAATCAGATGAGCCAGGCTCTATCGACCATGGTCGAGCACATCCGCAAGGCCTCGGAAGAGGTCAACAGTCGCGCGCAAGCATTATCCGGGTTGTCCGGCGGTGCGTATGAAGGGATGGAGCAGCAGTCCGGTGAAATCACCAGCATGGCCGGTGCCGTGGAAGAATTCAGTGCGACCTCGCTGAACATCGCTGACAACATGGGCAACACCGAGCGTCTGGCCCAGGAAAACGCCCAGCAGACGCGGATCGGTCGTACCTCGATGGAAGAAGCTTCTTCGTCCCTTGAGCAGATTGCCAGTGCTCTCAACAGCACGGCGACGGTGATCAACACCCTGGGTCAGCGCTCCCAGGAAATCGGCGGCATTGTCGGGGTGATTACCGCGATTGCCGATCAAACCAATTTACTGGCACTCAACGCCGCGATCGAGGCCGCGCGCGCCGGCGAACAGGGCCGTGGTTTTGCAGTGGTGGCAGACGAAGTGCGCAACCTGGCCTCGCGCACTCGCGAAGCGACTGACGAGATTTCCGGGATGATCCAAAGCATCCAGCAGGAAACCGGTCACGCCATCAGCACCATGGAGCAAGGCAAGCTGCTGATGCACGAAGGCCTGACGCGCAATGCCAATGTCGCGTCGGCGCTGGCGCTGATCGATGAACAAAGCCGCTCGGCCGGCCAGCAATTCGCTGCGATCACCACCGCCACCCAAGAGCAGAGCAGCACCGCGACCTTGCTCAGCAGCAACCTGCAAAGCATCGCCATGGCCAACAGCGAGCAGCGTGAAGTGGTGTCGAACCTGGCAATTACTGCCAAGGAACTGGAAAACCTGGCGGCAGAGTTGCGGCATGAGGTTGATCGTTTTCGCTGA
- a CDS encoding bifunctional diguanylate cyclase/phosphodiesterase, with translation MSTPVEPLRLLLLAEEPAWAALLRECLAPMGSSAVLISAPTWESVSSLFADNRSAVLLTIPALQPEPGRCSLPTVLLLEHEPSTPPDGVSDWLVRDALDVDTLRRSLRHVRERGVLENTLQRLAEQDPLTGIANRQGFQTLLAARLAENDGRGLALGHLDLDNFRHANDALGHQAGDRLILQVVSRLKSQLEAGDQLARLGSDEFALLIDTRRAPQRAEWMAERITEVMAEPYWIDGESLLIGCSLGIAHARAQAGADPLMWHAHIAMQQAKSTQGCTFHIFNERINRNARSLADLESELRRALRRDELELHYQPRLNLDDGQIVGLEALVRWRHGERGLLPPSEFVPLAEQSGLIVPLGYWVISRALRDMQALRERGLPPLHMAVNLSFRQFQDSQLLSTLSRLIAERGVEAQWLEFELTETAVMRRSDLVKQTMDALGRLGVRFSLDDFGTGFSSFVHLNSLPIALLKIDKSFVGGMETREENRKLVHAMINLAHNLNLEVVAEGVETLEQLELLRDFGCDQVQGYLISKPLPLAELVEYLTFGSSQQAVLA, from the coding sequence TTGTCTACGCCTGTCGAACCCTTGCGTTTGCTGCTTCTGGCCGAAGAGCCAGCGTGGGCAGCGTTGTTACGCGAGTGTCTGGCTCCTATGGGGAGCTCGGCTGTGCTGATCAGTGCACCGACCTGGGAGTCGGTGAGCAGTCTATTTGCTGACAACCGCAGTGCTGTCCTGTTGACCATTCCCGCACTTCAACCGGAGCCAGGCCGTTGCAGCCTGCCGACGGTGCTGTTGCTCGAACATGAACCGTCCACCCCACCGGACGGTGTCAGCGACTGGCTGGTTCGCGATGCGCTGGATGTGGATACATTGCGCCGCAGCCTGCGCCATGTGCGTGAGCGCGGCGTGCTCGAAAACACCTTGCAGCGCCTCGCCGAGCAGGACCCGCTGACCGGGATTGCCAACCGCCAGGGGTTTCAGACCCTGCTGGCGGCGCGTCTGGCGGAAAACGACGGCCGTGGCCTGGCACTCGGGCACCTCGATCTCGACAACTTTCGACACGCCAACGACGCTCTCGGCCACCAGGCCGGCGACCGGCTGATCCTGCAAGTGGTCTCGCGGCTCAAGAGCCAGCTTGAGGCCGGCGATCAACTGGCGCGTCTGGGCAGCGACGAATTCGCCTTGCTCATCGACACCCGCCGCGCACCGCAACGCGCCGAGTGGATGGCCGAACGCATCACCGAAGTCATGGCCGAACCCTACTGGATCGACGGCGAAAGCCTGTTGATCGGCTGCAGCCTGGGCATCGCCCACGCGCGCGCGCAGGCTGGCGCCGACCCGCTGATGTGGCACGCGCATATCGCCATGCAGCAGGCCAAAAGCACCCAAGGCTGCACCTTTCATATCTTCAATGAACGCATCAACCGCAACGCGCGCAGCCTCGCCGATCTTGAAAGCGAACTGCGCCGGGCCTTGCGCCGCGATGAGCTGGAACTGCATTACCAGCCACGGCTGAACCTAGACGACGGGCAAATTGTCGGCCTCGAGGCTCTGGTGCGCTGGCGTCATGGCGAGCGCGGGCTGCTGCCGCCGAGCGAGTTCGTGCCGCTGGCCGAGCAGAGCGGTTTGATCGTGCCGTTGGGGTACTGGGTAATTTCCCGTGCCTTGCGCGACATGCAGGCGTTGCGCGAACGCGGTCTGCCGCCGTTGCACATGGCGGTCAACCTGTCGTTCCGGCAGTTCCAGGACAGTCAGTTGCTGTCGACGTTGAGCCGGTTGATTGCCGAGCGCGGTGTCGAAGCGCAGTGGCTGGAATTCGAGCTGACGGAAACTGCAGTGATGCGCCGCAGCGATCTGGTCAAACAGACCATGGACGCTTTGGGGCGTCTGGGTGTGCGTTTCTCCCTGGACGATTTCGGCACCGGTTTTTCGTCATTCGTGCACCTCAACAGCCTGCCGATTGCCTTGTTGAAGATCGACAAAAGCTTTGTCGGTGGCATGGAGACGCGTGAGGAAAATCGCAAGCTGGTCCACGCGATGATCAACCTCGCTCACAACCTCAACCTGGAAGTGGTCGCCGAGGGCGTTGAAACCCTTGAACAGCTTGAGCTGCTGCGTGATTTTGGTTGTGATCAGGTGCAGGGTTACCTGATCAGCAAGCCGTTGCCGCTGGCCGAGCTGGTTGAGTATCTGACGTTTGGCAGTAGCCAACAGGCTGTCCTGGCTTAA